The genomic segment TGACGTAGCTACTCAGTGACGCACCTGTCATCTGAAAGCGAtcagctctttctttctttcttgttattttttttattttatttttttctcaacattggtcatatatgtgtgagtgtgttttatgggGAATTTGTCTGTATCGGCATGATTAACATCTGTTTGAGAGGAAATCAGCAGCTATTACTGTGTAATCACTGTTATCAATGTAAACGCATCTACTGTATATGAATGGAGTGTGATTATTGACTTTATGGGGCATCTCTTtgattaccatctctataacttGCCATCAGCACGTGATAATTGACTATATGAGCAGAAATAttagtaaatgctgcatttctagcaatctcaggatgtaattgtcaaacaaagttaaatctttctTATTATTCCTACTTTTcttcctcaaattattattattgtatttttctagtgctcaaataaattacttatatgatgtctaagttcattcctattattttatcattgaaagactatgcagtggtatgtttaatgactaaaatagtttgcAGAAGCCTTCAGTACAGttggtaatttatatatatatatatatatatatatatatatatatatatatatatatatatatattattatttatataaatttatatatatattggggagGGGGGTGTAGACaaagtctcagaaaaatatttgcaggaatacatttttttatgatatcttcttcagatttgaaattaaaactcatgagacatgtgactttcaagccattacttttctagattgctccaggactcatttcatgtatttttatataaaataataataataataatgataataataataataataaataaaaaagagtggTACactcaaaattataattttttttaaatatgagcattGAGCATTGTCAACTCTGGTTGAAAGCCGAAatggtcttctttccaaagacaccaaaatgatgtttgtaacacactgaagtaggaaactgttacaattatgaGTTAgctagagcactttcagctgtgagtcccataatggggggtgctggctaacaggttttaatatacatcaaaatatatttgggtgaaaataaataaatggaacaattggatcattattattattatttattatgattttttttttttttatgagacatTATTTAAGTGATAGAGCTTGTTTGTTGTTCCTCACTAAATATAATTACTAATCTATTTTCACtttccattgtgtgtgtgtatgtgtgtgtgtgtgaaaattgtCTGTTTTCTCAGGTCAGTGAGATCTTCAAAACACACTGTTatcaaagacaaaacaaacacactgttACAACACCACTCATGTCCAGCAGCAACACGAGTGCACAGATACACTCAACCTAAAATGGCTTTGTGTTTACCTTTACATGTAATGAACACATGTGCTGAGTAAAGTACAGTCCAAAGCAGATTAAATGTGACTACAGGCTGAAAGTGCAATACATGATATGATGCAGACTTATGATAtctaataatcaaaataaaatctgatatttaatatgataatatattttgGCTCTACATTTAGGGCTATTTTAACTCCAGCACACTTGGACTGAACACAATAATTGCCACATCAGATCCAAACAAGGAATATAAaacaaggaataaataaataagttatataaaatattgtaatcgACATGATGTTGTAGAAGCTCTACTTAACCAGCAGATGTCAGTGATGTCACATTCAAACTACTAATGTAAAGGTCTGTAGCTCAAAACCATTTCACACTTACAAAATATCAAAGTGGATGTCTGCGGTTTAATGTATagttcatttgaaaataaaaatgttttgaaaatgtactcatcctccgACCATCCCattatacatcacaataatccacaccccTCCAATGTATTGCAAAGCCAAAAGTTTTAAGAAACTAATCCATCATCAAGACACTTTTAACTTAAAACCAAATATGAGACCATAATCAATAATGCTTTCTCCAGAGAAAACATTGTCTGAATCTGAAGAAAAATCTGCACTGTTCTCTGTTCACAAGTCAAAACAGTTCAAAAAAGCTCGAAACAAATATTTGAGTGTGGGTGGATTTTTAAGTGAGAGCCAACAGGAGATGGGCTTTTTTTAGTGGAAAAAGCATAATGGTCTCATATTTGAACCCAAACCAATGGTTTCAAGTCAAAAGTGTCTTAATTATGGATCTGTTTCTTAAAACAATGCAGatcagcaaactttcatttttgggtgcttTCTCAGAGCCAGCTTAACATTTCAACGGGTGTCAAAGTGATTTTTAGTGCATGAACACTCGCAGAAAAAAAGgtgcaaaagctgtcactggggtggtaccttttcaaaagccTTTTGAGTACTAATATGTAAACTTTAGGTACTGATATTTACCAATatggactctttaggtacaaaggtgtaccttttgaaaaggtaacaCCCCACTGACACCTTTTTCTGAGAAGTCGGTTCTCATTGAGTTCACACAGATGCAGTTCATTACATTAACTATAGACGTGAGCCATGTACGTTTCACAActagtaaaatcatgttttgtcATCAGCAATCTCTCTAACATTTTCAGTtatcaaatattttgatttgaaagtgGTCTTGTTCTATCTTTCTTAAACATGAATGCTActtataatgaaattataatatgaatgaatataaGTGTGCAGGACCAATAACTTCcctataaaatgttacattttaaatttgcctggatatatgtatatatttgtttttttttttttactaaaacacgTTTCCAGAAAGTCACATAatcagtttatttgtttattgggaCACAGTGAAGTTGAATGATTtgactggagcatttcagtcaaCGTTACAATGTGTCATTCTCTCAGTCTTCAGCATTACTGTGGAGCTGGAGCAGCACCGAACACTGTAAACATCTGGAAGGATGTGTCTATGGGAAAGCTGCTTGGACCTTATATCACATACCTGTACAAGAATATTACattcagtttttgtttaaaaaaaaaagggggggggggggggtataagcACCTGTCATCGTGGTACACTGATATgcctttaaatataaatgtataaccggcagataaaaatatgattataacCGTGTTGCACTTCACTTCAGAAATTAACGTGGTGACTACTAGTCTAATTAAGCACGATGATATTTTTGATCAGGTTGTGTAAAAAACACATtctaaacatttctatttcatattttcccccacattcaaaataaaaatatgaatttgttttGCACAGAACAAATGTAGAAAGTATTTTTTCTGACTATtaaagtcagaaaaaaaagaaaaaaaaaaaaaaatatatatatatatatatatatatatatatatatattagcagaataTCCAGTAAATCTATCATAATTAGcatattaatgacaaaataattacctgttattttgttaaacattacattttattccgttttttttttttgtttttgttttgtgagaACTCTCTGGTCCGAGTACAATCAACTTCCAATGACTTGAAGATGGACAACATTTCAAGCGAAACTAAATGCTTTCTCTGAGGAACAAAATGCTGTCTTCAGGCATGTGATGATATTCAGGATATTCCCCGCTTCACCGTGGATGTTTCAAATGAATACATGGTACAGTATTACACAATTATACGAATCAAACCTTCATCTATAGTATGCATATGTATAATGCTAGATCTAAAATATCCTTTCATATATCATAAAAACATCTgcatatatcagtttttaaatctCAAGGGATACATGACAACAGACACTGAAACGAACACAAAAGTTGCCTTCATTAGTAGAAACTTTATGGTAATGGAGAAACCCTGAAAtggattatgggtaatgtagttggAGGCAGAGCTAGAGAAACATCCCATCATGCCTCCTCTACCATATATAAACGGTACATCAAGGTGACTATCACCGCGGCGACGGCGGGTATCAACCAGTTTGACCACCAGCTGCAACAAGAGACACAATGAAAGGTTTGAAACAAAGCACTTGGTAAATAGCTTGAATTATTAATTGGGATTTCTAGTGAAAATAATGATCGATCATGTTACAAGTTACAACACATccacatttctattttaaaaagtatttggacattcATTTGAACTTGCCTTGTGGTTTCTTCTACGGTTGTCACAAGTgattcctgtaaaacagaaaaccaAATGCATGTTTAGGTGTTTCCATCCAGTGCAAGTCCAAAACTAAGAAAGCACAGAGTTTGTTCAAATGGGAAAATGAAGTACGTACTGGTGGTTTGGGGACCTTGTCCCGGTCATCCTGAGAGAAAAGGAAGATGAGGAGAGGCATGAATAAAAATCTCACAGGTTTTGCCTCACATTGACATTTTATTAACAAAGCAAATTAATTAGCATTAGCCTTAGTCTTGCAGAGCACACTCTGACTAATACATATAAACTATATACTTATCAGGCCTCAGcaaaaattactatatatatatatatatatatatatatgtgtgtatttaataGCTATCCatagtgtgtgtaaatatatttacactactgttcattCTGTTcgtgctaaccaaggctgcaagtatttgatcaaaaatacagtaaaaacatactgtgaaatagtattactGTTTGTGAATATATGTTCAAGGGTAACTTATTaactgaattttaagcatcatacatatatatatatatatatatacatacatacatacatacatatatatatatatatatatatatatatatatatatatatataattaattaattaaaatgtattttattatcctTTTTGCTACTTCACTTTTAATTCAGGAACTGAACTGGGTGGTGGTGGAGCAGTGGATAAGATgcacccgggttcgaatccactgtgagacaccaatgtgtccctgagcaagacacttaacccctagttgctccagagacgtgcgacctctgacatatatagcaattgtaagtcgctttggataaaagcgtcagctaaatgaataaatgtaaatgtaactggaaTTCTactgaaatgtaataaaagtCGTTCTCAGTTCAGTGTGTCTCCATCTGCGTCGAATCCAGCAGCATCACTGATTCTCCAATAGGAATAAAAATTGATGGCTATTGATGGCATCACAAGCCACTGTAGGTCTAGGAATACATCTCGGATTCCATGAGATACAACTCTGAGTCAACAGGCCTGATGCTGTCCaggataattaaaaaatataaataaaaattattttgttggaTCATTGTCAGATATTTTGGGGGAATGGgaagtatttatttgattagattttttttaaatcacataggTTGTCATTGGCATATATTGGTGTGATGTCATAacttaactgaaattataaatggaTAATGACTAATCATGGCTCTTTGTATGCCAGCGCTGACTGATGGTGCAAATCAACACATACAAAACTgactctgaaaaacaaaaaagttgtttTGTTACAGCCACTGAGAGCTCTCTAGCTTTCTGCTCCCAATAAGAGTAGAAATAGAGTATATTGTGAAATTATGTTTGAACGTTTTTCTCAGAAAGCTCACAGGAACTTCCTCAGCAGTTTTTGACACTATCTGATGTACTAATGCTGTATCAAAAGGCCTTCTTCAGACTACTGCTCCAGAATAAAACTGTGTTCTGGCAGACTTACTGGATGCAGCTCTCCTATGAGAAAAGAGCTGGCCATCTCTCGTGCATCTGTGGAGTGACCCACATCTTCAAAACTCTCGGTGGCATCTCCACCCGCCTGCTCTCGCAGCACCTCCTCTCCACCCGGGTGCTGTGGACACCAGCAAACACATCAGATCATCCAGATCAAACCCAGTAATGCTTACCTAGCCTGCTTAATGACCCTTAAAAAAATGTTGCCTAGGAAATTATCAGTTATTAATATCATACAacttaaaatacactttttttgtaCTAGA from the Carassius auratus strain Wakin chromosome 49, ASM336829v1, whole genome shotgun sequence genome contains:
- the LOC113066316 gene encoding cytochrome b5; the encoded protein is MENNERDGTGVKYYRLSEVEERNSFKSTWIIIHNKVYDVTKFLEEHPGGEEVLREQAGGDATESFEDVGHSTDAREMASSFLIGELHPDDRDKVPKPPESLVTTVEETTSWWSNWLIPAVAAVIVTLMYRLYMVEEA